The proteins below come from a single Gimesia alba genomic window:
- a CDS encoding leucine-rich repeat domain-containing protein → MKTKAILSLVGLCLLTGCPKSSAPPTPASQEKSTSTGAGEQAKDAKLKPAAEPDSPDAVQAFKDLDAKMVLSDDGRVLILDLKGTNAKDEDLKHLAGLPSLERLIIWGPNFTDTATEEIGKKKKLWFLNLEATAIGDEGVRNLADLQDLQVLSLRATNITNDALKVVAAFPKLKDLDLRFNKEINDEGMPLIKGMKNLKVLKVQATQVTDEGMKDVAQLPNLQRLNTWGRNISDKTLELLKDKNLVSLELDDTEISDEGMKHLKNMTNMEALHLRRDFVGNPGIENIKDMKNLQTLHLRDTVVTDEGMKNLSGLTNLTYLDLDESMIGDQGLEQIKDLKKLTRLGLWGTETTDAGLKIISGFTELNRLNLEGTQITDEGLDALLPLKKLEYLNLSKTEIGDEGLEKLAALKNLKELQLSFSQVTDEGVDKFKAAVPGCKVKR, encoded by the coding sequence ATGAAAACGAAAGCGATTCTTTCTCTGGTAGGATTATGTCTGTTAACGGGATGCCCTAAATCGAGTGCGCCCCCGACTCCTGCCTCTCAGGAAAAATCGACATCAACCGGTGCGGGTGAACAGGCGAAGGATGCGAAACTGAAGCCGGCGGCTGAACCGGATTCGCCTGACGCGGTTCAGGCTTTCAAAGATCTCGATGCGAAGATGGTGTTGTCCGATGATGGGCGCGTGCTGATTCTAGATTTGAAAGGCACCAACGCCAAAGATGAAGACCTGAAGCATCTGGCGGGGCTGCCTTCACTGGAGCGATTGATCATCTGGGGCCCCAATTTTACCGATACGGCGACCGAAGAGATCGGCAAGAAGAAAAAACTGTGGTTCTTAAATCTGGAGGCGACCGCCATTGGTGATGAAGGCGTCAGGAATCTGGCTGATCTACAGGATCTGCAGGTGCTTTCCTTGCGGGCAACGAATATTACCAATGACGCTTTGAAAGTGGTCGCCGCGTTTCCCAAGTTGAAAGACCTCGATCTGCGGTTCAATAAGGAAATCAACGATGAAGGCATGCCGTTGATTAAAGGGATGAAGAACCTGAAAGTGCTCAAGGTACAGGCGACACAGGTAACCGATGAGGGTATGAAAGATGTCGCACAGCTTCCCAATCTGCAGCGGTTGAATACCTGGGGGCGCAATATTTCCGATAAAACGCTGGAACTGCTCAAGGATAAAAATCTGGTTTCATTGGAACTGGACGATACCGAGATTTCCGATGAGGGCATGAAGCATCTGAAAAACATGACCAACATGGAAGCCTTGCATTTGCGGCGGGACTTTGTGGGCAATCCTGGTATTGAGAACATCAAGGACATGAAAAATCTCCAGACACTGCATTTGCGAGATACCGTGGTGACGGATGAGGGAATGAAGAATCTGTCCGGTTTAACAAATTTGACCTATCTCGATCTGGATGAATCGATGATCGGTGACCAAGGCCTGGAACAGATTAAAGATCTGAAAAAACTGACGCGGCTGGGGCTATGGGGAACTGAAACCACAGACGCAGGTTTAAAAATCATTTCCGGTTTCACCGAGCTGAATCGCCTCAATCTGGAAGGGACGCAGATCACCGATGAGGGTTTAGATGCGTTGTTGCCGCTCAAAAAGCTCGAATACCTCAATTTGAGTAAAACGGAAATTGGTGATGAAGGCCTGGAAAAGCTGGCTGCTTTGAAAAATCTCAAAGAGCTTCAGCTCAGTTTCTCTCAAGTGACTGATGAAGGTGTCGATAAGTTCAAAGCTGCAGTGCCGGGTTGTAAGGTGAAACGATAA
- a CDS encoding outer membrane protein assembly factor BamB family protein, with amino-acid sequence MTHRLPLAPLRLLSLSLVLCLFCQQVPAKDWPTYLVDKERAGATSDTFQLPLTPAWKYAAPAAPKTGQTDPGERVIEGHDLESRVDFDDAFQVALAQGKAYFGSSVDHQMRCVDLKSGKVLWRFFTGGPIRLAPTYDNSKIYFGSDDGFVYCLDAATGKEVWKLRAGLNEEMIIARGEMVSRWPVRTSILLDDGIAYFGAGIFPHENIYLYAVNADSGKVVWKIDNLSQTSAGRNELSPQGYLLANDEYLFIPSGRSLPAAFNKKTGEQEHKRSYSWRSTAGGVVGGTQALLADGQIYSMGAHHILALSQDKGDVGFAWINGQQMAVQGEFAYLATGSEVLKVNRQEHAVGSQKAHKNDMTIKSLFSKLRSLKGEKAKAARAEIKTLQDENKKYAKAGLIWEQATPARDSLIVAGDKVVVGGQDQVLILDEKSGKVLETLKVKGQARGLAVSDGQLVVSTSAGDVIAFRSATDTKSSEQPVDAVTLKTPYPEDKLTSLYEQAAKDILTHTNVKDGFCLVLGNEDGRLAYELARNSNLKIYCIEPDSAKVAAAREKLSQAGYYGHRITIHQTELSPLPYSRYFANLIVSDTLLKTGQIPGIPKDIATHVKPLGGTICLGAPANPKSETTASSKLTDWLKQTKLGETAQIKDLGSYALLKRGALPGAGSWSHQYGDPGNTASSKDQRVRGGLGVLWFGDPGEKKMVNRHEGAVGPLAINGRLFIQGESTIMAFDAYNGLFLWERENPQAIRTGVFQNQNPGNLVASDDSLFFMMKESCYQLDAATGKTVAKIPLPEKLNDGKHEWGYLAYQDGLIFGTATTRNELEARLKRRGRKTDDSTDALFAIDVKTGKPVWSYQGKNIAHHTIAIGPEAAYFIDSSITSEQRADILRQDKSHLKELTGKEREIAEDRLKKQDLRLAVALDIKTGKKLWANPVDVTDCSEIGIGGGKLTLLYQNNVLVICGANANGHYWKQFIAGDFSRRRMVALNSADGSILWKKDANYRHRPIIVGDKIIAEPWSYDLYTGIQHTRKHPLTGQQVPWSIMREGHHCGMLAASENLLMFRSGYTGFYDLEKDGGTRHFAGHRTGCWINAIPANGLVMIPESSAGCVCLFSISSTIVLEPREERTHWTIFSSVGPKTPVQHMALNMGAPGDRRDAHGTVWMAYPRPRPSRETGLDFKFDIKPKFTAGGGYNSLNEITHPVKEAEPPWVYTSWARGLQECTIPLLGKNDAPATYTVELSFSDLEPVALKDQQEPPLFEIKLQGKVVKKDFNPHAAKTVQVQKFDGVSVKDNLQLEFVPQNESAKQMPPALSGIEIIRSDS; translated from the coding sequence GTGACACACCGCCTCCCCCTCGCCCCCCTGCGATTATTGAGTCTGAGCTTAGTCCTCTGTCTGTTCTGCCAGCAGGTGCCCGCCAAAGACTGGCCCACCTATCTGGTCGACAAAGAACGAGCCGGTGCGACTTCCGATACCTTCCAGCTACCATTAACCCCCGCCTGGAAGTACGCGGCTCCCGCTGCTCCCAAAACAGGTCAAACCGATCCGGGTGAGCGCGTCATTGAAGGGCACGATCTCGAATCACGCGTCGACTTTGACGATGCCTTCCAGGTCGCACTGGCACAAGGCAAGGCTTATTTCGGTTCTTCCGTCGATCATCAGATGCGATGTGTCGACTTGAAATCCGGCAAGGTCCTCTGGCGATTCTTTACAGGCGGCCCGATCCGTTTAGCACCGACTTATGACAACTCCAAAATTTACTTCGGCTCGGATGATGGCTTCGTGTATTGCCTGGATGCCGCGACCGGAAAAGAAGTCTGGAAATTACGAGCCGGGCTTAACGAAGAAATGATCATTGCCCGGGGAGAAATGGTTTCACGCTGGCCCGTCAGAACGAGTATTCTATTAGATGACGGCATCGCCTACTTTGGAGCCGGAATTTTCCCTCATGAAAACATTTACCTTTACGCCGTGAATGCCGACTCCGGTAAAGTCGTCTGGAAAATCGACAATCTCAGCCAGACCAGTGCCGGTCGCAATGAACTTTCGCCACAGGGTTACCTGCTCGCCAACGACGAATATCTGTTCATTCCCTCCGGTCGCTCTCTGCCCGCTGCCTTCAACAAGAAAACGGGAGAGCAGGAACACAAGCGATCATACAGCTGGAGAAGCACAGCCGGCGGCGTGGTCGGCGGGACGCAGGCCTTACTCGCTGACGGTCAAATCTACTCCATGGGAGCCCACCACATCCTGGCATTATCTCAGGATAAAGGGGATGTCGGTTTTGCCTGGATCAATGGTCAACAAATGGCCGTTCAGGGAGAGTTCGCCTATCTCGCGACGGGAAGCGAAGTCCTCAAAGTCAATCGGCAGGAACATGCCGTCGGCTCACAAAAGGCACACAAAAATGACATGACCATTAAGAGCCTGTTTTCCAAACTGCGGAGCCTCAAAGGTGAAAAAGCGAAAGCCGCCCGCGCGGAAATCAAAACACTTCAGGATGAAAACAAAAAGTACGCCAAAGCAGGCCTGATCTGGGAACAGGCAACACCCGCCCGTGACTCGCTGATTGTCGCGGGAGACAAAGTCGTTGTCGGCGGTCAGGATCAGGTTTTGATTCTCGATGAGAAATCAGGCAAGGTCCTGGAAACACTGAAAGTCAAAGGGCAGGCACGCGGCCTGGCGGTCTCAGACGGCCAACTCGTCGTCAGCACTTCCGCCGGAGATGTCATCGCCTTTCGTTCTGCGACAGACACCAAATCTTCCGAACAGCCTGTTGACGCCGTCACTCTCAAAACACCTTACCCCGAAGACAAGCTGACATCCCTGTATGAACAGGCTGCCAAAGATATTTTGACTCACACCAATGTCAAAGACGGCTTCTGTCTCGTACTGGGCAATGAAGACGGCAGACTCGCCTATGAACTGGCACGGAACAGTAACCTGAAGATCTACTGTATCGAACCCGATAGTGCCAAAGTCGCAGCCGCCCGCGAGAAACTCAGCCAGGCAGGCTATTACGGTCACCGAATTACCATCCACCAGACGGAACTCTCTCCGCTCCCTTATTCGCGGTACTTCGCCAATCTGATCGTTTCCGACACCCTGCTCAAAACCGGTCAGATTCCGGGAATTCCCAAAGATATCGCCACTCACGTCAAACCGCTCGGCGGAACGATCTGCCTGGGTGCTCCTGCGAATCCGAAATCAGAAACAACCGCCTCTTCGAAATTAACGGATTGGCTTAAACAGACCAAGCTCGGTGAGACGGCGCAGATCAAAGACCTCGGTAGCTATGCCCTGCTCAAACGGGGTGCCTTACCAGGTGCCGGTAGTTGGTCGCATCAATATGGTGATCCGGGAAATACTGCCAGCAGTAAAGATCAGCGCGTCCGCGGCGGCTTGGGTGTACTCTGGTTTGGTGATCCCGGCGAAAAGAAAATGGTCAACCGCCACGAAGGAGCCGTCGGCCCGCTGGCAATTAACGGCCGCCTGTTCATTCAAGGCGAAAGCACCATCATGGCGTTCGACGCCTACAACGGCCTATTCCTCTGGGAACGCGAAAACCCACAGGCCATTCGAACCGGCGTCTTTCAAAACCAGAACCCCGGTAACCTCGTCGCCAGCGACGACAGCCTGTTCTTCATGATGAAAGAGAGCTGTTACCAGTTGGATGCCGCGACTGGCAAAACCGTCGCGAAAATCCCACTGCCGGAAAAACTCAACGATGGAAAACATGAGTGGGGTTATCTCGCGTATCAGGACGGTCTGATTTTTGGAACCGCCACCACGCGAAATGAACTCGAAGCTCGTCTCAAGCGACGCGGTCGTAAAACAGACGACTCCACCGACGCCCTGTTTGCCATTGATGTCAAAACCGGCAAACCGGTCTGGAGCTATCAGGGCAAGAATATCGCCCACCATACCATCGCCATCGGCCCGGAAGCCGCTTATTTCATCGACAGCTCCATCACAAGTGAGCAACGTGCTGACATTTTACGTCAGGATAAATCACACCTGAAAGAGCTGACCGGCAAAGAACGCGAAATCGCCGAAGATCGCCTGAAAAAACAGGACCTGCGTCTGGCCGTCGCCCTCGACATTAAGACCGGTAAAAAACTCTGGGCGAATCCCGTCGATGTGACCGACTGTAGTGAAATCGGCATCGGGGGCGGCAAATTAACGCTGCTCTACCAGAACAATGTCTTAGTCATCTGTGGGGCGAATGCCAACGGCCACTATTGGAAACAGTTCATCGCCGGCGATTTCTCCCGCCGTCGAATGGTGGCACTCAACTCCGCCGATGGTTCGATTCTTTGGAAGAAAGACGCCAACTATCGGCATCGCCCGATTATCGTCGGCGACAAAATCATCGCCGAGCCCTGGTCCTACGACCTTTACACCGGAATTCAACATACACGCAAACATCCCCTCACCGGGCAGCAGGTTCCCTGGAGTATCATGCGGGAAGGCCATCACTGCGGCATGCTCGCGGCTTCAGAAAATCTGTTGATGTTCCGTTCCGGCTACACCGGCTTTTACGACCTCGAAAAAGACGGCGGCACGCGGCACTTCGCCGGTCATCGGACCGGCTGCTGGATCAACGCCATTCCTGCCAACGGTCTGGTGATGATTCCCGAATCCAGTGCCGGCTGTGTCTGCCTGTTCTCGATTTCTTCGACCATTGTATTGGAACCGCGCGAAGAACGGACTCACTGGACCATCTTCAGCTCGGTCGGTCCGAAAACCCCCGTGCAACACATGGCCCTCAACATGGGAGCTCCCGGCGACCGACGCGATGCCCATGGCACGGTCTGGATGGCGTATCCCCGTCCACGCCCCAGCCGGGAAACCGGACTCGACTTCAAATTTGACATCAAACCGAAATTCACCGCAGGCGGTGGATATAACAGCCTCAATGAAATCACCCACCCCGTCAAAGAAGCAGAACCACCCTGGGTCTATACATCATGGGCACGCGGTTTACAAGAATGTACGATCCCCCTGTTAGGCAAGAACGATGCTCCTGCCACCTACACAGTAGAACTTTCGTTCTCGGATCTGGAACCGGTCGCGTTGAAAGATCAGCAGGAACCGCCTCTGTTTGAGATCAAACTGCAAGGAAAAGTCGTTAAAAAGGACTTCAATCCTCACGCAGCGAAAACAGTTCAGGTACAGAAATTTGACGGCGTCTCTGTGAAAGATAATCTGCAACTGGAATTTGTTCCACAAAATGAAAGCGCAAAACAAATGCCACCTGCATTAAGTGGAATTGAAATTATCCGCTCAGATTCATAG
- the gltS gene encoding sodium/glutamate symporter, with product MEVSVTQTLIISILVLYVGSFLIDHLRWLSKYNIPSAVVGGILCSLIVAIYYTATGREITFDLALRDLLLLVFFSTIGLSAKLRTLADGGIALGKMLLISILFLVLQNVAGIGVAALFGFNSGYGLMAGSISFAGGFGTAISWGEVAREAGLHGATEAGIACATFGLIAGGLIGGPLAEYLIQKNRLNGEIEPESPENETESGTSSIPVTIEGMLGTILALAICVSAGDVVNQWLHTKGLGLPGFLTALFVGIVLTNTLDLFQKELHSNAIRLCGDISLELFLSMSLMSMQLWTLASSVGPLLTVVVAQILVMALIAYHIVFRFMGRNYDAAVMSGGFIGLGLGATPVAMANMNALVKKYGASPQAFLVIPLMGAFFIDIANAMILRLFLSLHIY from the coding sequence ATGGAAGTCTCAGTCACGCAAACGCTGATTATCAGTATTCTCGTGCTCTATGTCGGATCGTTCCTCATAGACCATCTTCGCTGGTTGAGTAAATACAACATCCCCTCAGCCGTGGTAGGCGGCATCCTCTGCAGCCTGATCGTGGCAATTTACTACACCGCAACCGGCCGGGAAATCACGTTTGACCTCGCGTTGCGCGATCTACTGTTGCTCGTCTTCTTCAGCACCATCGGCTTATCAGCAAAGCTCCGCACCTTAGCGGACGGCGGCATCGCACTGGGCAAGATGCTGCTCATTTCCATCCTGTTTCTCGTTTTGCAAAATGTTGCCGGCATCGGCGTTGCTGCTCTGTTTGGTTTCAATTCGGGTTATGGCCTGATGGCAGGAAGTATTTCCTTCGCCGGAGGCTTCGGCACGGCAATCAGCTGGGGAGAAGTCGCCCGGGAAGCCGGTCTCCACGGTGCAACGGAAGCGGGAATCGCCTGCGCCACCTTCGGCCTGATCGCCGGCGGGTTAATTGGTGGCCCGCTCGCTGAGTACTTGATTCAAAAAAACAGGCTCAATGGAGAAATCGAGCCGGAAAGCCCGGAAAACGAGACCGAATCGGGCACCAGTTCGATCCCCGTCACCATCGAAGGCATGCTCGGCACCATTCTGGCTTTGGCGATTTGTGTTTCTGCCGGCGATGTCGTCAATCAATGGTTACATACCAAAGGACTCGGATTACCCGGCTTTCTCACCGCACTGTTTGTAGGAATTGTGTTAACCAACACTCTGGACCTCTTTCAGAAAGAACTCCATTCTAACGCCATCCGACTCTGCGGAGATATCTCACTGGAACTGTTTCTCAGTATGAGTCTGATGAGCATGCAGCTCTGGACGCTGGCTTCCAGTGTCGGCCCGTTGTTGACCGTCGTCGTGGCCCAGATCCTCGTGATGGCACTCATTGCGTACCACATCGTGTTTCGCTTTATGGGAAGAAATTATGACGCGGCAGTCATGTCGGGTGGCTTTATCGGCCTCGGATTAGGTGCCACGCCGGTCGCGATGGCAAACATGAACGCGCTCGTGAAAAAGTATGGCGCCTCCCCCCAGGCATTTCTGGTGATCCCCTTAATGGGGGCCTTCTTTATTGATATCGCCAATGCCATGATCCTGCGTCTGTTTTTATCACTGCATATTTATTAA
- a CDS encoding TPM domain-containing protein, giving the protein MQSAFTYLTEDQQKQVEQAVVEAEKQTSCEIVPVLATSSGRYDRPEDIVGLWLTVITALTLWFLFPRTTGQTGDWGGMPVVIELVLAALLLVIAFIIGAVAGSRIGWLRRLFTPRQQMQDEVAARAREIFFDKRVHHTEGGTGILIYISLFEHMAVALADQAVIDKLGQTFIDQLCQKLTEGLHSGDATTAICNVIQEIGTQASTPLPRAEDDQNELQDLLVLID; this is encoded by the coding sequence ATGCAGAGCGCATTTACTTATTTAACCGAAGACCAACAGAAACAGGTCGAACAGGCGGTCGTCGAAGCCGAAAAACAGACGTCCTGCGAAATCGTACCTGTGCTGGCGACCTCTTCAGGCCGTTATGACCGCCCCGAAGATATCGTCGGCCTCTGGCTCACGGTCATCACGGCACTCACTCTCTGGTTCCTGTTCCCCCGAACGACCGGACAGACAGGAGACTGGGGCGGCATGCCCGTTGTCATCGAACTGGTCCTGGCCGCGCTGTTATTGGTCATCGCCTTCATCATCGGTGCTGTCGCCGGCAGTCGCATTGGCTGGCTCAGACGCCTCTTCACACCCCGCCAGCAAATGCAGGATGAAGTCGCCGCCCGGGCACGCGAAATCTTCTTTGACAAACGCGTCCACCATACCGAAGGCGGAACCGGCATCCTGATCTACATCTCCCTCTTCGAGCACATGGCCGTCGCTCTGGCTGATCAGGCGGTCATCGACAAGCTCGGCCAAACCTTCATCGACCAGCTCTGCCAGAAACTGACGGAAGGTCTGCATTCCGGCGATGCCACTACAGCGATCTGCAACGTCATCCAGGAAATCGGAACGCAGGCATCCACACCACTGCCCCGCGCAGAAGATGATCAGAATGAACTGCAGGATCTGCTGGTCTTAATTGACTAA
- a CDS encoding TPM domain-containing protein has protein sequence MNYSLQCKRACLCLILILFSFSGLTSAHALELTLDPPGDREFVRDLAGMLDEKTTKQIKEICDKLLTDKATPIIVVTIDSMAQYGGADMRIETFATLLFNQWQIGHAKLGDQDWNTGILLLVSKDDRKARIELGAGWGHREDKLCRQIMDDYIIANFKQGKFDAGILAGVEALDKMARKLELPTKPVSPWTYVIIAVAIGLVIFTVVSLIRRGSSGWAWLFWGVVFAVIGTILYQMLNNRGGGGGGFSGGSFGGGFSGGGGASGSW, from the coding sequence GTGAATTATTCCCTGCAATGCAAACGAGCCTGTCTCTGTCTGATTTTGATTCTGTTCAGTTTCAGCGGGCTGACTTCAGCCCATGCGCTGGAACTGACGCTCGATCCACCCGGAGATCGTGAATTCGTTCGCGATCTCGCAGGTATGCTGGACGAAAAGACCACCAAGCAGATCAAAGAGATCTGCGACAAGCTGCTCACCGACAAAGCCACGCCGATCATTGTGGTCACCATCGACTCGATGGCCCAATACGGCGGCGCCGACATGCGAATTGAAACCTTCGCCACGCTTCTGTTCAATCAGTGGCAAATCGGTCATGCCAAACTGGGTGACCAGGACTGGAACACCGGGATCTTGCTCCTGGTCTCTAAAGATGACCGTAAAGCCCGGATCGAACTCGGTGCTGGCTGGGGTCATCGCGAAGATAAACTCTGCCGACAGATTATGGACGATTATATCATCGCCAACTTCAAGCAGGGAAAGTTCGACGCAGGCATCCTGGCCGGAGTCGAAGCGCTGGATAAGATGGCGCGCAAGCTGGAACTGCCCACGAAACCAGTTTCTCCCTGGACTTATGTCATTATCGCGGTCGCCATCGGGCTGGTCATTTTCACGGTCGTCTCACTCATCCGTCGCGGCTCCAGTGGCTGGGCCTGGTTGTTCTGGGGTGTCGTCTTCGCCGTCATAGGCACGATCCTGTATCAAATGTTAAATAACCGCGGCGGTGGCGGTGGTGGCTTTAGTGGCGGCTCATTTGGAGGTGGCTTCTCCGGAGGCGGCGGGGCATCCGGTTCCTGGTAA
- a CDS encoding sugar phosphate isomerase/epimerase family protein — protein MLNRINRRDFNKQLLGSACSAGLLGNVLAAGTDGSAKPFQLNYIVASCMYGKLPLETILQEVPKTGAAYLEIWAERHGNQREQIDELGVEKTKQLFDKHNVKLGSFTCFKYGLFNMQGEMDLVRQLGGDMVICNSGGPKGLKGAELKAGIKKFAEKLKPHVDAAAEKGVIIGLENHGGGLINDPDTQRWLMDALPAKNFGIALAPYHLEQDPEMIGKLITDLDERLVHFQGWQHGMGCMKKLPKEQELLQLPGRGDMNFVPLLAALKKINYQGRTEIFMHPVPRGIPILPTAEQVTAEINRSRAYLEKCLKQA, from the coding sequence ATGCTCAACCGAATCAATCGTCGTGACTTCAATAAACAGCTTTTAGGCAGCGCCTGCTCGGCCGGATTACTCGGCAACGTTCTGGCGGCAGGGACAGACGGTTCTGCCAAGCCGTTTCAACTGAATTACATCGTCGCGTCTTGCATGTACGGGAAGCTGCCGCTGGAGACGATTCTACAGGAAGTCCCCAAGACCGGTGCAGCGTATCTGGAGATCTGGGCCGAGCGGCACGGCAATCAGCGGGAGCAGATCGACGAACTGGGCGTCGAAAAAACAAAACAGCTGTTTGACAAGCACAACGTCAAGCTGGGCAGCTTCACCTGTTTCAAGTACGGCTTGTTTAACATGCAGGGGGAGATGGATCTGGTCAGGCAACTGGGCGGCGACATGGTGATCTGCAACAGCGGCGGCCCGAAAGGACTGAAGGGGGCCGAATTGAAGGCGGGGATCAAGAAATTCGCAGAAAAATTGAAGCCGCACGTGGATGCGGCGGCTGAGAAGGGCGTGATCATTGGTCTGGAAAATCACGGCGGCGGCTTGATTAACGATCCGGATACCCAACGCTGGCTGATGGACGCACTGCCGGCAAAGAACTTCGGGATCGCGTTGGCTCCCTATCACCTGGAGCAGGACCCGGAGATGATCGGGAAACTGATTACGGACTTGGATGAGCGGCTGGTGCATTTTCAGGGTTGGCAACATGGTATGGGCTGCATGAAAAAATTGCCTAAGGAACAGGAACTGTTACAGCTACCGGGCCGCGGCGATATGAATTTTGTGCCGCTCTTAGCGGCGCTGAAGAAAATCAACTATCAGGGACGGACGGAAATCTTCATGCATCCGGTGCCACGCGGCATTCCGATTCTGCCGACTGCCGAGCAGGTCACCGCCGAGATCAATCGGTCGCGGGCGTATCTGGAAAAGTGTCTGAAACAGGCGTGA
- a CDS encoding arylsulfatase: MNARRSILTLMIFLVCCFVSHLQIESLQAKGKQRQPNIILVMTDDQGYWDTGISGNKLIETPTIDRMAAEGVTFTRFYANMVCAPTRAGLMTGRHYLRTGLYNTRFGGDTLGQDETTIAQVLQSAGYKTGLFGKWHLGRYAQYQPHRRGFDHFFGHYHGHIERYTNPDQVVVNGQPVETRGYVTDLFTNAAIDFITEYKNKPFFCYIAYNAPHSPFLLDTSHFGQPEGDKLIEKYLAKGLPLREARIYAMVERIDQNLNRLLQSVKQLGLEDETVVIFTSDNGGVSRAFKAGLKGGKASAYEGGTRVPFVVRWPGHFPAGKKTDAMVAQTDLFPTFCQLAGVPVPQGIKLDGKSILPLMEQGTGKSPHEYLYHTWDRYTPNPWHRWSIHGERFKLVGHDPQGKQGQQEPAGKLYDLQADPGETKDVSRQYPEVASRLRNEFLRWFDDVTEGQVYQPAAIPVGDSEEPVVELQPSWAILKGEGLEYSFDGYDWDTIDGWKSNAGTASWQLDVLKPGRYAVELSYGYRDASPAAGSLEILVGKTKLNCELPMSTSRNVFLKQTVGTLELKAGQQTLTVQAANDGGIPGLRLNSIWLKSQGNE, from the coding sequence ATGAACGCGCGACGTAGTATTCTGACTTTGATGATTTTTCTCGTCTGCTGTTTCGTGAGTCATCTGCAGATTGAGTCTCTGCAAGCGAAGGGAAAACAACGGCAGCCGAATATCATTCTGGTGATGACCGACGATCAGGGGTATTGGGATACGGGCATTTCCGGCAACAAACTCATTGAAACGCCGACGATTGACCGGATGGCGGCGGAAGGAGTCACGTTTACGCGGTTCTATGCGAATATGGTTTGTGCGCCGACGCGGGCCGGGCTGATGACGGGGCGGCATTATCTGCGGACGGGCCTGTATAACACCCGGTTTGGCGGCGACACGCTGGGACAGGATGAGACGACGATCGCCCAAGTCTTGCAGTCAGCCGGTTACAAGACGGGACTGTTTGGGAAATGGCACTTGGGACGCTATGCGCAATATCAGCCGCACCGGCGGGGCTTCGATCATTTCTTTGGTCATTATCATGGGCACATTGAGCGTTATACGAACCCGGATCAGGTGGTTGTGAACGGGCAGCCGGTCGAAACCCGCGGTTATGTCACTGATCTGTTTACTAATGCGGCCATCGATTTCATTACCGAGTACAAAAACAAACCGTTCTTCTGTTACATTGCCTACAACGCACCCCATTCGCCTTTTCTATTGGATACCTCGCATTTCGGACAGCCGGAAGGGGATAAGCTGATTGAAAAATATCTGGCGAAAGGGCTGCCGCTCCGCGAAGCGCGGATTTATGCGATGGTCGAACGCATCGATCAGAATCTGAACCGGTTATTGCAGTCGGTAAAGCAGCTGGGGCTGGAAGATGAGACAGTGGTGATTTTTACGAGCGACAATGGCGGCGTGAGCCGGGCGTTTAAAGCAGGCCTCAAAGGGGGCAAAGCAAGTGCCTACGAAGGCGGGACCCGCGTACCGTTTGTGGTGCGTTGGCCGGGCCACTTCCCGGCAGGGAAAAAGACCGATGCGATGGTGGCGCAGACTGACCTGTTTCCGACGTTCTGTCAACTGGCGGGAGTGCCCGTTCCCCAGGGAATCAAGCTGGATGGAAAATCGATCCTGCCCTTGATGGAACAGGGGACGGGAAAATCGCCGCACGAATATCTGTATCATACGTGGGATCGTTATACACCGAACCCGTGGCACCGCTGGTCGATTCATGGCGAACGGTTCAAACTGGTGGGCCATGATCCGCAAGGAAAACAGGGACAGCAGGAGCCGGCGGGGAAGTTGTATGATCTGCAGGCGGACCCGGGAGAGACGAAAGATGTCTCGCGTCAATATCCGGAAGTGGCATCGCGGCTGCGGAACGAATTCTTGCGTTGGTTTGATGACGTGACCGAAGGGCAAGTGTATCAGCCAGCAGCGATTCCGGTCGGCGATTCCGAGGAACCAGTCGTGGAACTGCAGCCGAGCTGGGCGATTCTGAAAGGGGAAGGGCTCGAATATTCATTTGACGGCTACGACTGGGATACGATCGACGGTTGGAAATCGAACGCGGGCACAGCGAGCTGGCAACTGGATGTGCTGAAGCCGGGCCGATATGCGGTGGAGTTGAGCTATGGGTATCGAGATGCCTCTCCTGCTGCGGGATCGCTTGAAATATTGGTCGGTAAGACGAAGCTCAACTGTGAGCTCCCGATGAGCACAAGTCGAAATGTATTTCTCAAACAGACAGTGGGAACACTGGAACTGAAAGCGGGCCAGCAGACGCTCACCGTTCAAGCTGCCAACGACGGCGGTATTCCGGGGTTACGATTGAATTCGATCTGGTTGAAGTCGCAGGGCAACGAGTAG